TTAACCGTGGCACAATTGTTTATTTTCAATATGACACCCAGCATGCCCCTATTAATTTTGCTTCAAGTGTTAATCGCAGTGGTCGCCCTTTTTGGGTAGAAAGAAGTAATTTTACCATTGAAGGCTATCGTATAGCCGTCGGTTTTGCCCGTAACCGCGAGTGGTTACGCGACACTATAACAAGGGCAAGCGAAGCAGCTATGGCTAAGTTACTTATGGAAGTTGCTACAGATATTGAAACTTCTGTTACAGAACTTAGTAACAATACTTTAAATTCTATAACCCTAAGAAGTTTTGGTACCTTACACGGCTTTAGAATTATTGAGCTTTGGATTGACCCGGCTAATGGGTCGGTTTATGTGTTAGCTATAGCTAAAATTAATTAAAAAATATTAAAAAACTATAAATATAAAATATTATTAAAGGAGTTTTTATGAAACGTTACTTAACTATAGGTTTTTTATTAGCCACTTTACCACTAATGGCACAGTCTTCCCAACCCAATTGGGTGAATAACCCTTACACGCGCGTAAGTAACCAAACTCACCTAGCGGCCGTGGGAGTGGGAAATTCGCGCACTGTTGCCGAACAAAATGCCTTAGCACGATTAGCAGCCACCTTTGGCCTAGACATACACGTTGATGACCAACTGATAGATACTTACCTTGAAGTTACCCAAAATGGCCGTACCAATTGGCTACAGCAAACCCAGTTGAGTAGCGATATTACCACCGCCGTGCGCATGAACAACCTTATTGGCACCGAAATACTGGAGTTTTGGCACGATGGGCGCGGCAATAACTACGCTCTAGCCGTAATGAACAAAATCAATGCCGAACGCACTTACTCTGAACTTATCAGAATAAACAACGAGGCCATTACTAACCTTACCAATATTCCTGCGTCCGAAAGAAATAGCCTAAGTACACTTTCACGTTTACAATTAGCTGCTGTTTTTGCCGATATGAACATAAGCTACGCCGCGGTACTTTCTGTGCTTGGCTCACCAGTACAAGAGTTACGTAGCGGTGATGACTTTAGACACGAAGCGGAGGAGATACGCAGACAAATTCCCATCAGAATAACTGTGCAAAATGATAGAGATGGCAATGTGTATAATGCATTTAACCGGACTCTTACCAATCTAGGCTTTAGAACAGGCGGCTTTAATACGCGTTATGTACTTAATGTAGAAATAAACTTAAGGTTAGAGGAAAGATTTTCAGAGCCCCTCAATATGCAGCTTACTTGGGCCACCAAAAACCTACGTGCCGAGTTAATAGACACTGCCACCGGCCAAGTTTTACTAGCTTACCACTTTAACAGTACCCGTGAAGCCCGTGCACGTGAATCGGATGCGGTAAGTGCAGTCTTTCGCCAAGCGGCAGAGGCTATCGATAAAGAGTATGCTGATATATTACTCGAGTACCTTACGCGTTTATTTTTAATGTAACAAAGGGTGACATAACAGCAACGAGATATTAACGGTTATAAATTTTATAATAGAAAAATGTTGCAATCATTTAGCACGCAAAAAAATATAGTAAAAACCGGCGACAAACCCGGTGCTTTATCAGCGTATGCGCTTGTTACCTCTAAATAGCACAACTTTAGGGGCCGAGATTAACGATAAATTGAACAGAAGCATTGCTTTAGAATTAGAAAGAAAATGAGGATAATTCCACTAATTAGCAACAATATTACCAATAAATAATCAAAATTACATTAAACTTACTGAAGATAAGCTCAGAATTTTATTGCTCCTAGTTAATGAAAAAAAAATTATGAGGAAATTTATTTAATATTAATAGGCAGCAAATTTTTATCGGTTAAAGTTTTAGGAAAAAACATCACAAATTCGGCGCCGTTACCGCCTCCGCGAGGTGGCGAGTATAACTTAATTTGCCCGTTATGGTTTTGCATAATCTTATAGGCCATCGCCAAACCTAAGCCACTGCCTTCGCCTTTGGTGGTAAAGTAGGGGGTAAAGATACTTTCCTGCAGCTCGCGGCCGATACCGCTGCCGCTATCCATTACACTAAGTACAACATAACTCTCTTCTTCGTTTATATTTAGCGTTAAAGTACCGCCGGCAGGCATAGCTTGGGCTGCATTAACAATTAAATTAATTAACAACTGCTTAACCGCATTTACATCCAACAATAATAAAGGTAAATTATTAGATACAATACAATTAACAGTTATATTTTCGGCCTTAAGTTTTTCGTCCATTAACTTTAGCGCCTCTGTTACAACCCTTTCCAACCGGCTTTGGCTTAACGTTAATTGCAAAGGTTTAGAGCCATCTAAATAATTAGTAGCAATATAGTTAAGTCGGTTTATTTCCTCATTAAAGATTTCTATGGTGTTGCCAAATTGCTCACGGCAGCAGCTTTCACCGGCAATTTTTTTATTGAATAGCTGCAAATGGATAGACAGCGCCCCCAACGGATTTTTAATTTCGTGGGCCACCAGCTGCGCCATCTTGCTAATGCTGGCCAAACTTTCCTGTCGCCGTAAATAGTTTTGCTGCTTTCTCTGTTCGGTTACATTATTAATTAAAACAACATTACCGTTTAAACGGCCGCTAATCGCCAATGGATAGCATTCAAGATTATAAAGCTGATTTAAATGACTAAAATCTTCACTGGTACCGGTGCCGTCATTAATCAGCATCATGCGGATAACTTCACTAAAAGGGTTAATCACCAGCTGCCAAACCGCCTTATTGGTACGTTTAGGCAGCTGCAAAAGCTGCCTAGCCAAAGTATTGGCAAAAATAAGCTCGTGTTTTTTACCTGTAGCCACGATAGCTTTAGGCTCGGCATTTAAAATGGCCTCCAGCAAGAGGTTATCTTGATTGACGGAATCCACTACTCCTCTTAAAGGCTCGGGAGTAAGCTTAGCAACTTTTTTAAAGATTTTTTGGCTGGTGCGCTGCATTTTTTAAAGGTGGCAAATTTTAGCTTTCTAAAAGCGATCCCGATACGATTCGAACGTACGACCCTCAGTTCCGCAAACTGATGCTCTATCCAGCTGAGCTACGGGATCAATTAAATTTTAACTTAAAACAGTTACACTGCTTTAAGTTTAGGCGGAGAGGGAGGGCACTGCATACTAGCATTTACTCTCAAAAACCACCCTATAGATACTTGTTAGCACCTGTGGCTATAATAAAGTATTTATAGAATTTTGTCAACAGGTGAACAGTTCACTTTTTTAAAAAAAATACCTAAGCGGCTATTTTCAAAAAAGTTTAGAGCGTATTAAATCACTTAATGTGCTAAATCCTAGTTCTTTTTGCCGTTCTTCTAATGCTTTGCGCTCATCTTGGCTTACCCTGACTTGTATAAAAAATCTAGGTTTTGGTGTTCGGCCTTTGGCTGGTTCTTTATTTTTCGAGCCTTCCGGTCTCCCAGCACCCTCACGCTTACCGCCGTGTTTACTTACTTTTTTTTCCATCTTATCACCATTATTAAAATTAACACACTAATTACTAAGTTGGCTACTAATAATATATCTAAAAACATAGTTGACTTTCTCCTTTTTATGGTTTATTATGGCAGTGGGAAGTTGCCCTCCCACCTTTGTACCTTAGCTACCGCTTACTTTTAAAGTAAACTATAATTAAGGTTAAAATATTTACCGCTACTAGTAATAGCGGTAAAACTTCTCTGAACTCTTCGTTCATCATTGCCCTACCCTCCTTATAAGATAAGTATAGCACTTTTGATTTATATTGTCAAGCACTTTTTTATCAAAAAGTGCGAAATTCTTAAGAAATTTTTAAGCCGCTATAAAGTAATAAAAAACCCTGCCATAAAAGCAGGGTTTAAATAGTTATTTTATTTACTATGCGCCGCTACAAAAGCCTGTAAATCTACTAAATAATTGTGTAATCTAACAGCGTCTTCCAAACTGAGCCATGCTCCTGCCTCACCATTAAATTCACACTCATGCCAAGTAATAGCGGGTGATATAGGCGGTGGTAATAATGGGCGGGTGCTGCTAATTATCGGGGTTGAACAGGCCATTAAGGTTGCTAACCACATTAGTAGTAGTGGTAGCAGCTTTGGCCTTGTTAGCTTCATTTTGTAACTCATTTGCGCGCTCCTGTTGTTGTTTGCTGGCCGTTTGTTTGGCCTGTAGTTGCTGCACATCTTTTTTGGCCTGCGTACCCTGCTGTAACTTTTTACCTAGTATAACCAGCGCAATGCCCACAATGGCCATTAGTGCAGCTTTAATCTTTTTTAGCATTTTCACCCTCTTTGCAGCTTTTAATAGCTACACCCACTTTAGATATATCCACCCCCACAAAAGCGGCAGCAACAAAGGTAGCAGCCATAATCACCTCGCTCATGGGTAAATCGATAATGCCCATCGCCTTTAGTATTAGCCCTAGTAGTACAGCCACTACAGCCATTACCTTGCAAGTTATATTAATGGTATTTGCTTTTAGCGCCATTTTTAACCTCCTACATTCATTAGGTAAAATCTATGCATATAGTTAATTAATAAATTAGCAGCCATGATAAAGCTGGCTACAGTTATAACAAGTTTTATAATATTGCTTGGTTTAAATTTATCTTTAAATCTATCTATGCGTATATGCAAATTAGATATAGCAGTTTCAATATTATTTATGCGGCTTTTAACATCGCCTTTGCTGGTGTCAGTAATCTGCAATTCTAATTTTTCAACTTTACCAATAATCCCATTACTTGTTTTTTGCGTATTATTAATAATATCTATGCCTAAAACTTGCTCTAGGTGCATAATTCTTAGTAATAAATCATCATACTTACATTTATCGCATAAGCTCATAGTTAATTAATTATCTTTCGTAGTAAATCAATACGATTAATACCAAGTAACTCTAAATTATAACTAGCCGGTTTTTGGTAGGGATTATACTCTTTGCCATTATTTAATAGTGTAAAGTGGCTAGCAAAATTTGTAGCATACCTAATGATGGCCGTATCATAGCCCGCCATATCCAATAATTGCTGAATATTATCATATTTAATTTCTATCCGACTTCGCCATCTGTATTTACTTTGCACAGCCTCTAAAATTCCATCATAACTATTAACAAAGGCTTTTAGCTGTTTATTCTCCGTTATATGGCCAAGCTCTACGCAACCTTTGTACATGGCGTTAATGGCAGCGTGGCTTAGGTTGGCAAAATCTTCACGGGTGGCTACCAAGCTTAGGAATAGGCAGCCATGCGTATAAATGCTAGGGTTATGTATTTTAAACCATTCGTCTGTTTGTTTTACCATTATGCAACTCCTTGCAAATTTTTCTAGCTACCATTATAATATTTTTTAATTTACTTGGCAAAATAAAAGTTTGCAAGCAACGGCATGATAATGGCTACTTACCAGTTACTTAGTTTTTGCTCTTAAACAAAAACCGCCCAAAGAGGGCGGCTAAACTTAAGCCAGCCTCTTTAGCTAAAAAGCCAATTCAGCGGCCTTTCTTTTGGGTAAGGCCTTAGGCTTTTTAAGCCGTTCATGGGCAAACAAAAAGCTATCGGTAAACTCGTGGTTCTTTAAGGCCTGCTCATAGCAAAGCATAGCCAGTTCGTGGTAAACATTAAGCTGTTTATTTGGCGGTAAGCTTACCATACCCATAAGTAACTCTATAAAAAACTCACTGTTAAACTGGTCATCACTGCTCACAGCACGGCTAATGCCTAAATAATCAAGTGGTATAGTAGTACCATTAACCTGCTTTCTTGCCCTGTTTAAGGCAAAGCTAACCAAAGCGTGCATATCTAGCTTTTTAGCCGCCTCATAGCCGTTTATGGCTTTTTTATCGGCTAGCTGTTTTTTGCACTCTATAAAGTAAAGCCGTGCTTGCTTGCCCTTTTCGCTGTTGGCCAGCATACACAGTTGCTTAGCACAATCGATGGTGAGGAGATATTCTTTTGAAGGGCGACCGCCTGTACTTTTTCTTAAATTTAAGAAAAAGTCAAAATTTTCAATAAACCCATAAGGTTTAAATACTTGATTTATCCAATCAGGAAATTTAGTTGCTACCTCCAGCCTCGTGTAGCTCTCTTGCGTCTACTTTATTGCCTGTAATTTTAATAATATTATTCATGTTTTTACTCCTTTTTTAGCTTTATTATCCTATTTGTCTATATTATGCCTTATTTTCAATATTATCAATATAGACAATAAGGTTTTTTTATGATAATATAGCCATATATGAGAGAAGAAAGTATTGAAAAACATTATTCACCCGAAGAGGTATCG
This genomic stretch from Spirochaetaceae bacterium harbors:
- a CDS encoding ATP-binding protein, translating into MQRTSQKIFKKVAKLTPEPLRGVVDSVNQDNLLLEAILNAEPKAIVATGKKHELIFANTLARQLLQLPKRTNKAVWQLVINPFSEVIRMMLINDGTGTSEDFSHLNQLYNLECYPLAISGRLNGNVVLINNVTEQRKQQNYLRRQESLASISKMAQLVAHEIKNPLGALSIHLQLFNKKIAGESCCREQFGNTIEIFNEEINRLNYIATNYLDGSKPLQLTLSQSRLERVVTEALKLMDEKLKAENITVNCIVSNNLPLLLLDVNAVKQLLINLIVNAAQAMPAGGTLTLNINEEESYVVLSVMDSGSGIGRELQESIFTPYFTTKGEGSGLGLAMAYKIMQNHNGQIKLYSPPRGGGNGAEFVMFFPKTLTDKNLLPINIK
- a CDS encoding LPP20 family lipoprotein; the encoded protein is MKRYLTIGFLLATLPLMAQSSQPNWVNNPYTRVSNQTHLAAVGVGNSRTVAEQNALARLAATFGLDIHVDDQLIDTYLEVTQNGRTNWLQQTQLSSDITTAVRMNNLIGTEILEFWHDGRGNNYALAVMNKINAERTYSELIRINNEAITNLTNIPASERNSLSTLSRLQLAAVFADMNISYAAVLSVLGSPVQELRSGDDFRHEAEEIRRQIPIRITVQNDRDGNVYNAFNRTLTNLGFRTGGFNTRYVLNVEINLRLEERFSEPLNMQLTWATKNLRAELIDTATGQVLLAYHFNSTREARARESDAVSAVFRQAAEAIDKEYADILLEYLTRLFLM